Proteins found in one Mustela lutreola isolate mMusLut2 chromosome 10, mMusLut2.pri, whole genome shotgun sequence genomic segment:
- the MIB2 gene encoding E3 ubiquitin-protein ligase MIB2 isoform X7, which yields MAPPMCTVWATRARWTSSVWARRLAASTTRSISQGSASRRSCGAGPPAPPSHSLRDPPQFIGQTGTVHRITDRGDVRVQFGRETRWTFHPGALTKHNAFWVGDAVRVIDDLDTVKRLQAGHGEWTDDMAPALGRVGKVVKVFRDGNLRVVVGGQPWTFSPSCLVAYRPEEDANLDVAERARENKSSLSVALDKLRAQKSDPEHPGRLVVEVALGSMAGALDLLRRRPEQASSRRPPAPLRPGPGLDQGLTRGLSRQVDTKNQGRTALQVAAYLGQVELVRLLLQARAAADLPDDEGNTALHYAALGNQPEAARLLLSSGCGANALNGTRSTALHVAVQRGFLEVVRVLCERGCDVNLPDAHANTPLHCAISAGAGASGIVEVLTEVPGIDVTATNSQGFTLLHHASLKGHTLAVRRLLARARQLVDAQKDDGFTALHLATLNNHREVAQILIREGRCDVNVRNRKLQSPLHLAVQQAHAGLVPLLVDAGCSVNAEDEEGDTALHVALQRHQLLPLVADGAGGDPGPLQLLSRLQASGLPGSEELTAGAAIACFLALEGADLSYANHRGRSPLDLAAEGRVLKALQGCAQRFRERHAGGSGGAAAGPRLVLGPPNTVTNLHVAAPSEPEAAECLVCSELALLVLFSPCQHRTVCEECARRMKKCIRCQVAIGKKLRPATSASCSSAATARAHPAAPRSAPAPSAASPSATASRSSCSPPAPRPGRARRLPEPRPPVAFASPRAVFYKKILGLFRLVPAWGGLGAGGGVLSAPGSRPAPSLPPPRAGLRGAPLRPALRALRLGPCPARPALSSADASRAPRRPRPGSPSPVPGPRRRPPPRLPARGRGRMEPGDVVSAMSPGVRPACGLPPTRCCVARTAPFSSPAGCEVVSDPVLSRPVGSLLSRELGKGFRAAGGGGHR from the exons ATGGCACCACCAATGTGTACCGTGTGGGCCACAAGGGCAAGGTGGACCTCAAGTGTGTGGGCGAGGCGGCTGGCGGCTTCTACTACAAGGAGCATCTCCCAAGGCTCG GCAAGCCGGCGGAGCTGCGGCGCAGG CCCTCCCGCTCCACCCAGCCACAGCCTCCGTGACCCGCCACAGTTTATCGGACAGACGGGCACTGTGCACCGCATCACGGACCGTGGGGATGTGCGCGTGCAGTTCGGCCGCGAGACGCGCTGGACCTTCCACCCTGGGGCTCTCACCAAG cacaACGCCTTCTGGGTGGGCGATGCGGTGCGGGTCATTGATGACCTTGACACCGTGAAGCGGCTGCAGGCCGGCCACGGCGAGTGGACAGATGACATGGCTCCT gCCCTGGGCCGCGTCGGGAAGGTGGTGAAGGTTTTCAGGGACGGGAACCTGCGCGTGGTGGTTGGCGGTCAGCCGTGGACCTTCAGCCCCTCTTGCCTGGTGGCCTACCGGCCCGAGGAGGACGCCAACCTGGATGTGGCCGAGCGTGCCAGGGAGAACAAAA GCTCCCTGAGCGTCGCCCTGGACAAGCTGCGAGCCCAGAAGAGTGATCCTGAGCACCCGGGGAGACTGGTGGTGGAGGTGGCCCTGGGCAGTATGGCCGGGGCCCTGGACCTGCTGAGGCGGCGCCCTGAGCAGGCAAGCTCCcgacgcccccccgcccccctgcggCCAGGCCCGGGGTTAGACCAGGGACTGACCCGGGGGCTCTCCCGGCAGGTGGACACCAAGAACCAGGGAAGGACGGCCCTGCAGGTGGCCGCCTACCTGGGCCAGGTGGAGCTGGTGCGGCTGCTGCTGCAGGCCCGGGCGGCCGCGGACCTGCCAGACGACGAGGGTAACACGGCGCTGCACTACGCCGCCCTGGG GAACCAGCCCGAGGCTGCCCGCCTGCTCCTGAGCTCCGGCTGCGGGGCCAATGCCCTGAATGGCACCCGGAGCACAGCCCTCCACGTGGCCGTGCAGAGGGGCTTCCTGGAGGTTGTGCGGGTCCTCTGTGAGCGCGGCTGTGACGTCAACCTGCCC GATGCCCACGCCAACACGCCTCTGCACTGTGCCATCTCGGCGGGTGCTGGCGCCAGCGGCATCGTGGAGGTCCTCACCGAGGTGCCGGGCATCGACGTCACCGCCACGAACAGCCAGGGCTTCACCCTGCTGCACCATGCGTCCCTCAAGGGCCACACGCT CGCTGTCCGGAGGCTTCTCGCTCGCGCACGCCAGCTGGTGGATGCCCAGAAGGACGACGGCTTCACGGCCTTGCACTTGGCCACCCTTAACAACCACCGGGAGGTGGCCCAGATTCTCATCCGCGAG gGCCGCTGTGACGTGAACGTCCGCAACCGGAAGCTCCAGTCCCCGCTGCACCTGGCCGTGCAGCAGGCCCACGCGGGGCTGGTGCCGCTGCTGGTGGACGCGGGCTGCAGCGTCAATGCCGAGGACGAGGAGGGGGACACGGCCTTGCACGTGGCGCTGCAGCGTCATCAGCTGCTGCCTCTGGTGGCCGATGGGGCTGGGGGGGACCCAGGGCCCTTACAGCTGCTGTCCAGG CTACAGGCCTCGGGCCTCCCGGGCAGCGAGGAGCTGACGGCGGGCGCGGCGATCGCCTGCTTCCTGGCGCTGGAGGGCGCCGACCTGAGCTACGCCAACCACCGCGGCCGGAGCCCGCTGGACCTGGCCGCCGAGGGCCGCGTGCTCAAGGCCCTGCAGGGCTGCGCGCAGCGCTTCCG GGAGCGGCACGCGGGCGGCAGCGGGGGCGCGGCCGCGGGCCCGAGGCTGGTGCTGGGCCCCCCCAACACCGTGACGAACCTGCACGTGGCCGCGCCGTCGGAGCCCGAGGCCGCCGAGTGCCTGGTGTGCTCGGAGCTGGCGCTGCTGGTGCTGTTCTCGCCGTGCCAGCACCGCACGGTGTGCGAGG AGTGCGCGCGCAGGATGAAGAAGTGCATCAGGTGCCAGGTGGCCATCGGCAAGAAGCTGCGCCCAG CCACATCCGCCTCGTGTTCCAGTGCGGCCACGGCGCGTGCGCACCCTGCGGCGCCGCGCTCAGCGCCTGCCCCATCTGCCGCCAGCCCATCCGCGACCGCATCCAGATCTTCGTGtagcccccccgccccgcgccccggccGCGCCCGCCGCCTTCCGGAGCCACGTCCCCCCGTCGCCTTCGCAAGCCCCCGCGCCGTGTTTTATAAAAAGATTCTCGGACTTTTCCGCTTGGTGCCTGCCTGGGGCGGactcggggcggggggcggggtgttGTCCGCCCCGGGGTCCCGCCCCGCCCCGTCGCTGCCCCCGCCCCGGGCTGGCCTGCGCGGCGCCCCCCTCCGCCCTGCGCTCCGGGCTCTGCGCCTTGGCCCGTGCCCCGCGCGTCCTGCCCTTTCTAGCGCTGACGCTTCCAGAGCCCCGCGCAGACCCCGTCCCGGGAGCCCGAGTCCTGTCCCCGGGCCGAGACGCAGGCCGCCTCCCAGGCTCCCGGCCCGGGGCCGCGGAAGGATGGAGCCTGGGGACGTGGTGTCCGCCATGAGTCCCGGTGTCCGCCCCGCTTGTGGGCTTCCCCCGACCCGCTGCTGCGTCGCCCGCACTGCCCCTTTCTCTTCCCCGGCGGGCTGTGAGGTGGTCTCTGACCCCGTTCTCTCCCGGCCAGTggggtccctgctaagcagggagttggggaaggggtttcgggcggcggggggtggggggcaccggTAG